A DNA window from Hydractinia symbiolongicarpus strain clone_291-10 chromosome 6, HSymV2.1, whole genome shotgun sequence contains the following coding sequences:
- the LOC130647467 gene encoding uncharacterized protein LOC130647467, with translation MGGNDFCAVYGCSNCRSNKDKLIVKDHVGILRWHSPKTKADMQLWGKMMQRGGNFKISMSTKVCSNHFTAGYCSDVCRIPTLYMKGYDQQLPKERQGAVKRSSSIDFETPVKKRSRHVTRKSTDEPQNDILLSPTPKDHDYEISEVDMTSPHSRTVAFVQCRGCKNTRKKLVKTVEQDIIQKSIINDLQYEITLLKSELKSRSTFAVSDVKENDDLFKFNTGLPNYTVFKWLYDKIQFKAKNLQYYRGVGSFQPKRHQVLKKKKSGKSRQNIVIFIA, from the exons ATGGGTGGAAATGATTTTTGTGCAGTATATGGTTGTTCTAACTGTAGAAGCAACAAAGATAA GCTCATCGTGAAAGATCATGTGGGTATCCTGAGATGGCATAGTCCCAAAACGAAAGCTGACATGCAACTTTGGGGAAAGATGATGCAAAGAGGAGGAAACTTCAAAATATCTATGAGTACAAAGGTGTGCTCCAATCACTTCACTGCAGGATATTGTTCAGATGTGTGTCGAATACCGACTTTATATATGAAGGGATACGATCAGCAACTGCCCAAAGAACGCCAAGGAGCAGTTAAACGAAGCAGTTCTATTGACTTTGAAACTCCTGTGAAAAAAAGATCACGACATGTCACTCGAAAATCAACCGATGAACCTCAAAATGATATCCTTCTTTCACCAACTCCGAAGGATCATGATTATGAGATAAGCGAGGTAGATATGACTTCTCCACATTCTAGAACTGTAGCTTTTGTCCAATGTAGAGGatgtaaaaacacaagaaaaaaattggtgaaaaCTGTTGAGCAAGACATAATTCAGAAAAGTATTATAAATGATCTTCAATATGAAATAACATTATTGAAATCAGAGTTGAAAAGCCGAAGTACCTTTGCAGTGTCGGATGTTAAAGAAAATGAcgatttgtttaaatttaatacCGGTCTACCAAACTATACTGTTTTCAAATGGCTCTACGATAAAATTCAATTCAAAGCAAAAAATCTCCAATATTATCGAGGAGTTGGGTCATTTCAACCAAAGCGACATCAGgttctgaaaaaaaagaaaagtggcAAATCAAGACAAAACATTGTAATATTCATTGCTTAA